The following are from one region of the Pocillopora verrucosa isolate sample1 chromosome 3, ASM3666991v2, whole genome shotgun sequence genome:
- the LOC131794246 gene encoding protein SYS1 homolog, with translation MAAGFRSYVWDPCLIISQIVAVQCVYYLFLAFWVVFVDFSTGNSRSLDQFFSEEDIQFTSSRGKITMVAFCLNTLTGAGGLWVIVRRAKQCLDFAATAHLIHLVNCCIYDGFPSSGSWWMLNLTCMALMAVIGEFVCMRTELKAIPVTVSSVKSSV, from the exons ATGGCCGCTGGATTTAGGAGTTATGTTTGGGATCCGTGCCTTATTATTTCGCAAATTGTCGCCGTTCAATGCGTGTATTACTTATTCTTAGCTTTCTGGGTTGTGTTCGTTGACTTTTCGACGGGAAATTCGCGGTCGCTAGACCAATTTTTTAGTGAAGAG GATATTCAATTTACTTCTTCTAGGGGAAAGATAACGATGGTGGCTTTTTGCCTGAACACGCTTACTGG GGCTGGTGGATTGTGGGTTATTGTTAGGAGAGCAAAGCAA TGTCTGGATTTTGCTGCCACTGCACATCTTATACACTTGGTCAACTGCTGTATTTATGATGGTTTTCCATCATCAGGTAGCTGGTGGATGTTGAACTTAACATGTATGGCATTGATGGCTGTGATAGGTGAATTTGTTTGTATGAGAACTGAGCTCAAGGCTATTCCAGTTACTGTTTCGTCAGTCAAGTCTTCAGTTTGA